The following are from one region of the Dreissena polymorpha isolate Duluth1 chromosome 2, UMN_Dpol_1.0, whole genome shotgun sequence genome:
- the LOC127868981 gene encoding uncharacterized protein LOC127868981: MKFFKGKCRPLGTADSSCYVESREEEPGLYLDRCPCVREHFCEGNGMILPPLGESGVCRPKVEKCNDVKDCGKNECCASRVRPRESVT, encoded by the exons ATGAAATTCTTCAAGGGCAAATGCAGGCCTCTGGGAACAGCTGACTCAA GTTGCTATGTGGAATCAAGAGAGGAGGAACCAGGACTTTATCTTGACAGGTGTCCGTGTGTTAGAGAACACTTCTGCGAGGGAAATGGGATGATCCTCCCTCCTTTGGGAGAGTCAG GTGTGTGTCGACCAAAGGTCGAGAAATGTAACGACGTAAAGGACTGCGGTAAAAACGAATGCTGTGCTAGCAGGGTGCGACCCAGGGAAAGCGTGACCTGA